TTCGTGTCGTAGTTTATGGTAGGGGTAACCTGGATCGAGCATAGAGCAATagacggagaaagagagagagaaagcaaGAGCAAGATAGAAATCAGACCAGGACGGTGCAGAGAGCAGAGACCAACGTGTCTCCTCTCGTGCATGCGTTCGCCTGTACGGAACGGTGGTGTGTGTGCTACatagagagacagacagaagGACGTATGCGTGGCGCGGTGAGAAACGTGTTACGAACAGTGACAGACAAGATGGCGGTGTGTCTTGTGCAGTAGTAGGATCAGTGGTGCGTAGAGTACATTAGAAGGATAAATAGTGGAAGAAAGGGGTTAGGTGAAAGGTTTAGCAGCTGGATAGTATGGAACCAGCTCTTACGACGACCACGAGACGTCGCGGTCATCAACATCATCCGCGGTACACTACGCGTCGACGTATCGATGTCTCCAGCAGAGGACCCGCGCAGTGTGGCCCTGCTGATATCGTTAAAGATACGCCGATTGGTAACAACGAAACGCCAACGACTACAACGTCATCGAGACTCGATGAAAAAAGCACTGTCATTGGTACGGAGTGTTCGACCGCGGTGACAGTACCCACGATCGTCGGCCCGAGATGGTTCCAAGATCCGACGGCCACTACTGCATCCTCAAAAGACGTCAACAAGATAACGAACAAGCTCGAAGATGATGACAGAGAGAACATCCGACATAGGCTCGCGCAGTGTAGCCTGGATGTTTTCAACGAACGACGCGAACATTTTGTTCCTGATAGAAACAAGAACGAGAGCTGTGACAGCTACGTGACGGAACAACCATCGACTGACAAGCTTCGATTAAGGCCACGTGGGAACGAGATATGCAAAAACGAGTCCGACAACGAGACGAGGAGTAAAGAAACTTCACCGGAGCCTGAGCACGCGGTCGCGAGGGCTCGCGGTGACGGGAACTCTGACGACGAGTCGACCAACGTCGAGGAGGACCCTGAACTTGCTGAGCTTGCCAAACTTAGATGTCCTAGCGAAAGGACCGAGGTGCAAGCTGAAAGGGaagcaagaagaagaaagagatgCGCGGATTATCCTGGATTAGCTTTCGGATGGTCCATATTCTCCAGCGACACGATGATGAAATTCGGTCTCATAAGGAACGAATTGCAGAATATTATGGGGAACCAACTGAAACGGGTCAGTATCGCATGATACATCGCTGATGCACCCGGTACGTAGGTAAACGAGCGTGCTGCGTGAAGGTCATCGTATGACATGACCTTGACGCAGTTTGACGTCACGTCGGTCAATGGGTCCTCGAGGGGTCATACAGCCCTTGATAACGGAAAGAGATCATGACCAATGAATATCTTGCTTTCTCTCTCGGACCATGTTATACCACCCGTGTATATAATTCTTCATctcttttccatttctttctgtCGACTTTCCCAACGTTTTCGTCGAACGAGGTAATCTTCGTAAATTCGATACCTTATATGGTTGAGGACAGGATAAAAATACGCGCGCAGTTAGGTTAGGTGATCTAGTGGTTAACCACGGACCCCACGGTGACGTTACAGACCATTAAATCGTAGGTTGCTTGAGAAGGTTTACAAAGGAACATCGACGACTCTTGTTATTCTTTCTCACGTTTTAATTACACGCTCTTTTCTACCGACCATTTTGGAAAATTACCGAACCGCCACGAATACTGATTAGAGAAAGGCCGATTAATACATCGGAATTCCAGCCGTTGCCAAGTGAAAATCGAAATCAGCTTGCATTATCGCGTactaaataaatgatatactACTTATTGCGTTTA
Above is a genomic segment from Bombus pascuorum chromosome 9, iyBomPasc1.1, whole genome shotgun sequence containing:
- the LOC132911019 gene encoding tropomyosin alpha-1 chain isoform X8 — translated: MEPALTTTTRRRGHQHHPRYTTRRRIDVSSRGPAQCGPADIVKDTPIGNNETPTTTTSSRLDEKSTVIGTECSTAVTVPTIVGPRWFQDPTATTASSKDVNKITNKLEDDDRENIRHRLAQCSLDVFNERREHFVPDRNKNESCDSYVTEQPSTDKLRLRPRGNEICKNESDNETRSKETSPEPEHAVARARGDGNSDDESTNVEEDPELAELAKLRCPSERTEVQAEREARRRKRCADYPGLAFGWSIFSSDTMMKFGLIRNELQNIMGNQLKRAESEVAALNRRIQLLEEDLERSEERLATATAKLAEASQAADESERARKILENRSLADEERMDALENQLKEARFLAEEADKKYDEVARKLAMVEADLERAEERAEAGESKIVELEEELRVVGNNLKSLEVSEEKATQREETFVGQVKILDSQLKEAEARAEFAERSVQKLQKEVDRLEDDLAAEREKNKLLQEEMEATLHDIQNM
- the LOC132911019 gene encoding tropomyosin isoform X7, encoding MEPALTTTTRRRGHQHHPRYTTRRRIDVSSRGPAQCGPADIVKDTPIGNNETPTTTTSSRLDEKSTVIGTECSTAVTVPTIVGPRWFQDPTATTASSKDVNKITNKLEDDDRENIRHRLAQCSLDVFNERREHFVPDRNKNESCDSYVTEQPSTDKLRLRPRGNEICKNESDNETRSKETSPEPEHAVARARGDGNSDDESTNVEEDPELAELAKLRCPSERTEVQAEREARRRKRCADYPGLAFGWSIFSSDTMMKFGLIRNELQNIMGNQLKRAESEVAALNRRIQLLEEDLERSEERLATATAKLAEASQAADESERARKILENRSLADEERMDALENQLKEARFLAEEADKKYDEVARKLAMVEADLERAEERAEAGESKIVELEEELRVVGNNLKSLEVSEEKANQREEEYKNQIKTLTSRLKEAEARAEFAERSVQKLQKEVDRLEDVVVNERCKYKAIADEMDQTFADLAGY
- the LOC132911019 gene encoding tropomyosin alpha-1 chain isoform X10 translates to MEPALTTTTRRRGHQHHPRYTTRRRIDVSSRGPAQCGPADIVKDTPIGNNETPTTTTSSRLDEKSTVIGTECSTAVTVPTIVGPRWFQDPTATTASSKDVNKITNKLEDDDRENIRHRLAQCSLDVFNERREHFVPDRNKNESCDSYVTEQPSTDKLRLRPRGNEICKNESDNETRSKETSPEPEHAVARARGDGNSDDESTNVEEDPELAELAKLRCPSERTEVQAEREARRRKRCADYPGLAFGWSIFSSDTMMKFGLIRNELQNIMGNQLKRAESEVAALNRRIQLLEEDLERSEERLATATAKLAEASQAADESERIRKALENRTNMEDDRVSLLEQQLAQAKLIAEEADKKYEEVARKLVMMEQDLERAEEKAELSEGKIVELEEELRVVGNNLKSLEVSEEKATQREETFVGQVKILDSQLKEAEARAEFAERSVQKLQKEVDRLEDDLAAEREKNKLLQEEMEATLHDIQNM
- the LOC132911019 gene encoding tropomyosin isoform X4, with the translated sequence MEPALTTTTRRRGHQHHPRYTTRRRIDVSSRGPAQCGPADIVKDTPIGNNETPTTTTSSRLDEKSTVIGTECSTAVTVPTIVGPRWFQDPTATTASSKDVNKITNKLEDDDRENIRHRLAQCSLDVFNERREHFVPDRNKNESCDSYVTEQPSTDKLRLRPRGNEICKNESDNETRSKETSPEPEHAVARARGDGNSDDESTNVEEDPELAELAKLRCPSERTEVQAEREARRRKRCADYPGLAFGWSIFSSDTMMKFGLIRNELQNIMGNQLKRAESEVAALNRRIQLLEEDLERSEERLATATAKLAEASQAADESERARKILENRSLADEERMDALENQLKEARFLAEEADKKYDEVARKLAMVEADLERAEERAEAGESKIVELEEELRVVGNNLKSLEVSEEKATQREETFVGQVKILDSQLKEAEARAEFAERSVQKLQKEVDRLEDELVHEKEKYKYICDDLDLTFTELIEKN
- the LOC132911019 gene encoding tropomyosin isoform X1, with translation MEPALTTTTRRRGHQHHPRYTTRRRIDVSSRGPAQCGPADIVKDTPIGNNETPTTTTSSRLDEKSTVIGTECSTAVTVPTIVGPRWFQDPTATTASSKDVNKITNKLEDDDRENIRHRLAQCSLDVFNERREHFVPDRNKNESCDSYVTEQPSTDKLRLRPRGNEICKNESDNETRSKETSPEPEHAVARARGDGNSDDESTNVEEDPELAELAKLRCPSERTEVQAEREARRRKRCADYPGLAFGWSIFSSDTMMKFGLIRNELQNIMGNQLKRAESEVAALNRRIQLLEEDLERSEERLATATAKLAEASQAADESERARKILENRSLADEERMDALENQLKEARFLAEEADKKYDEVARKLAMVEADLERAEERAEAGESKIVELEEELRVVGNNLKSLEVSEEKANQREEEYKNQIKTLTSRLKEAEARAEFAERSVQKLQKEVDRLEDELVHEKEKYKYICDDLDLTFTELIEKN
- the LOC132911019 gene encoding uncharacterized protein LOC132911019 isoform X11 yields the protein MEPALTTTTRRRGHQHHPRYTTRRRIDVSSRGPAQCGPADIVKDTPIGNNETPTTTTSSRLDEKSTVIGTECSTAVTVPTIVGPRWFQDPTATTASSKDVNKITNKLEDDDRENIRHRLAQCSLDVFNERREHFVPDRNKNESCDSYVTEQPSTDKLRLRPRGNEICKNESDNETRSKETSPEPEHAVARARGDGNSDDESTNVEEDPELAELAKLRCPSERTEVQAEREARRRKRCADYPGLAFGWSIFSSDTMMKFGLIRNELQNIMGNQLKRNLTMHDRPTKDTYCIGLLYGDNG
- the LOC132911019 gene encoding tropomyosin isoform X9, with the protein product MEPALTTTTRRRGHQHHPRYTTRRRIDVSSRGPAQCGPADIVKDTPIGNNETPTTTTSSRLDEKSTVIGTECSTAVTVPTIVGPRWFQDPTATTASSKDVNKITNKLEDDDRENIRHRLAQCSLDVFNERREHFVPDRNKNESCDSYVTEQPSTDKLRLRPRGNEICKNESDNETRSKETSPEPEHAVARARGDGNSDDESTNVEEDPELAELAKLRCPSERTEVQAEREARRRKRCADYPGLAFGWSIFSSDTMMKFGLIRNELQNIMGNQLKRAESEVAALNRRIQLLEEDLERSEERLATATAKLAEASQAADESERARKILENRSLADEERMDALENQLKEARFLAEEADKKYDEVARKLAMVEADLERAEERAEAGESKIVELEEELRVVGNNLKSLEVSEEKATQREETFVGQVKILDSQLKEAEARAEFAERSVQKLQKEVDRLEDVVVNERCKYKAIADEMDQTFADLAGY
- the LOC132911019 gene encoding tropomyosin alpha-1 chain isoform X6; its protein translation is MEPALTTTTRRRGHQHHPRYTTRRRIDVSSRGPAQCGPADIVKDTPIGNNETPTTTTSSRLDEKSTVIGTECSTAVTVPTIVGPRWFQDPTATTASSKDVNKITNKLEDDDRENIRHRLAQCSLDVFNERREHFVPDRNKNESCDSYVTEQPSTDKLRLRPRGNEICKNESDNETRSKETSPEPEHAVARARGDGNSDDESTNVEEDPELAELAKLRCPSERTEVQAEREARRRKRCADYPGLAFGWSIFSSDTMMKFGLIRNELQNIMGNQLKRAESEVAALNRRIQLLEEDLERSEERLATATAKLAEASQAADESERARKILENRSLADEERMDALENQLKEARFLAEEADKKYDEVARKLAMVEADLERAEERAEAGESKIVELEEELRVVGNNLKSLEVSEEKANQREEEYKNQIKTLTSRLKEAEARAEFAERSVQKLQKEVDRLEDDLAAEREKNKLLQEEMEATLHDIQNM
- the LOC132911019 gene encoding tropomyosin alpha-1 chain isoform X5, producing the protein MEPALTTTTRRRGHQHHPRYTTRRRIDVSSRGPAQCGPADIVKDTPIGNNETPTTTTSSRLDEKSTVIGTECSTAVTVPTIVGPRWFQDPTATTASSKDVNKITNKLEDDDRENIRHRLAQCSLDVFNERREHFVPDRNKNESCDSYVTEQPSTDKLRLRPRGNEICKNESDNETRSKETSPEPEHAVARARGDGNSDDESTNVEEDPELAELAKLRCPSERTEVQAEREARRRKRCADYPGLAFGWSIFSSDTMMKFGLIRNELQNIMGNQLKRAESEVAALNRRIQLLEEDLERSEERLATATAKLAEASQAADESERIRKALENRTNMEDDRVSLLEQQLAQAKLIAEEADKKYEEVARKLVMMEQDLERAEEKAELSEGKIVELEEELRVVGNNLKSLEVSEEKATQREETFVGQVKILDSQLKEAEARAEFAERSVQKLQKEVDRLEDELVHEKEKYKYICDDLDLTFTELIEKN
- the LOC132911019 gene encoding tropomyosin alpha-1 chain isoform X2: MEPALTTTTRRRGHQHHPRYTTRRRIDVSSRGPAQCGPADIVKDTPIGNNETPTTTTSSRLDEKSTVIGTECSTAVTVPTIVGPRWFQDPTATTASSKDVNKITNKLEDDDRENIRHRLAQCSLDVFNERREHFVPDRNKNESCDSYVTEQPSTDKLRLRPRGNEICKNESDNETRSKETSPEPEHAVARARGDGNSDDESTNVEEDPELAELAKLRCPSERTEVQAEREARRRKRCADYPGLAFGWSIFSSDTMMKFGLIRNELQNIMGNQLKRAESEVAALNRRIQLLEEDLERSEERLATATAKLAEASQAADESERIRKALENRTNMEDDRVSLLEQQLAQAKLIAEEADKKYEEVARKLAMVEADLERAEERAEAGESKIVELEEELRVVGNNLKSLEVSEEKANQREEEYKNQIKTLTSRLKEAEARAEFAERSVQKLQKEVDRLEDELVHEKEKYKYICDDLDLTFTELIEKN
- the LOC132911019 gene encoding tropomyosin alpha-1 chain isoform X3 is translated as MEPALTTTTRRRGHQHHPRYTTRRRIDVSSRGPAQCGPADIVKDTPIGNNETPTTTTSSRLDEKSTVIGTECSTAVTVPTIVGPRWFQDPTATTASSKDVNKITNKLEDDDRENIRHRLAQCSLDVFNERREHFVPDRNKNESCDSYVTEQPSTDKLRLRPRGNEICKNESDNETRSKETSPEPEHAVARARGDGNSDDESTNVEEDPELAELAKLRCPSERTEVQAEREARRRKRCADYPGLAFGWSIFSSDTMMKFGLIRNELQNIMGNQLKRAESEVAALNRRIQLLEEDLERSEERLATATAKLAEASQAADESERIRKALENRTNMEDDRVSLLEQQLAQAKLIAEEADKKYEEVARKLVMMEQDLERAEEKAELSEGKIVELEEELRVVGNNLKSLEVSEEKANQREEEYKNQIKTLTSRLKEAEARAEFAERSVQKLQKEVDRLEDELVHEKEKYKYICDDLDLTFTELIEKN